DNA from Sorex araneus isolate mSorAra2 chromosome 6, mSorAra2.pri, whole genome shotgun sequence:
CCCTGCTTCCCCTCCAGGCCATCCTGAGCATGCTGCAGGACATGAATTTCATCAACAACTACAAAATTGACTGCCCGACGCTGGCCCGGTAtgtgcccccacaccccctcccccacccacgggccgccctccctccctctgagaGTGGAGATCATTCCCAGGAGGATTTGGGGAGCCCAGTTTTGGGGCTTGGATGCCCACACCGGGTAGTGCTCAGGttgctcccggtggtgctggagaaccattcagtgccagggagGAGCAAACCCAGACCTTGCTAGGTGGAGCCtggaggacttcctggaggaggaatgctgagtcccctgtgccctgctggCCTCTCCTCCAGGTTCTGTCTCATGGTGAAGAAGGGCTACCGGGATCCCCCCTACCACAACTGGATGCACGCCTTCTCTGTCTCCCACTTCTGTTACCTGCTCTACAAGAACCTGGAGCTCACCAACTACCTCGAGTGAGTGGCTGCATGTCCTGCCCACACTCGGCAATGGCCCTGCACCGGGagcaccctgtgtgtgtgtgtgtgtgtgtgtgtgtgtgtgtgtgtgtgtgtgtgtgttggggccccACTGAGGGAGGGTGCACAGCACCACTCCAGCACCCACCCAGGATAGAGCCCCCCCACACCACATTTTACACTTCTCCCGTGGTGGGGACAGGGGGTTCCGCCCTCTCACCCCTCTGTACATTCTGCCCCCTCCAGGGACATCGAGATCTTTGCCTTGTTTGTTTCCTGCATGTGTCACGACCTGGACCACAGAGGCACCAACAACTCCTTCCAGGTGGCCTCGGTGAGCCCCCAGCACCCTCTTCAGcccggcaccccctcccccggggtGTCTGGGCAGCTGCCCTCCAGGGATGGTAGCAGATGGCGAGAGACCAGGAGGGAGTGTGGAGGTGGTTGCAGGCACTCCAGGGCGTCAGGGGTTGGGTTGGGCAGGGCTTCGAGAGAGGGAGGGCtgggttgggtggggagggagaggagggagggctgggtggggagggagaggagggagggctgggtggggaggggtggggaggaaagggtAACTCCAGCTGTGCCTTGGATCTGATGGAATTCTCCTGGACTTTTCTAGAAATCTGTGCTGGCCGCGCTCTACAGCTCCGAGGGCTCTGTGATGGAGgtactcccaccccccacccccccacccccgccccagcccttgTCACTGCACACCGAGACTTGGCTCACCACGACCCCACATCCCACTCTGAGGCAGAAGCCCCAGGGCGTGCGGGTGGGTGGAACCTGATGCATCCCAGGTCTCTGAAGGGGGATCCCTTACCCTGAACCCCATTCTTGGCAACCTGGGTGGGCCCCTCTGCCACCGAGCCAGCTTTCCGCCCCCAGTTTGCTTGGGGTCTGTCTACCCAGACGGGTTTCCTTGGGCGCAGTCTGAGATTCTGAGGCCCGCCCCCCACACTTCCACACTTCcacgcccccagcaccccagggagggTCCCCCTGGCACAACCCAGCCATCTGCGGGCCTGCTCCTGCCGGGTGAGGGTGTGGGGCCCCAGGCCCggccgtccccccaccccgcgcatGACTGAGCATCTAGGACTTGGCAGATCGTCCCAGAGAGCGGCTTGGGGGCGTCCTTGCTGTCCTGTGTGACAGGCTGAGGCCCCGAGGCTCGCAGGGCCCTGCTGCAGACAGCCCCGGAGCCTCTGAGCTCCAAGTCgctgaccccgccccccccccgccccctcagagACACCACTTCGCCCAGGCCATCGCCATCCTGAACACGCACGGGTGCAACATCTTCGACCACTTCTCGCGGAAGGTGAGGAGGGACGGGGCGACCAGCAGGCTGGAGACACaagcccgggggctggggggctgcggggtgggggtggggtgggggcggggtttgTCCTGCAGGAGGCGTGACGccgccctcctcccgcccctcccaggaTTATCAGCGCATGCTGGACCTCATGCGGGACATCATCCTGGCCACAGACCTGGCCCACCACCTGCGCATCTTCAAGGACCTGCAGCGGATGGCGGAAGGTGAGCCGGGCCGGCCGGGCATGCACCACCCCTCGCCCCCGCCGGCCGGCCCCACCATCTGGCTGCCCCGGGCGCCTTGCTCtgacgcccccgccccccccgcccgtcTTCCCGCAGTGGGCTACGACCGCACCAACAAACAGCACCACCAACTGCTCCTCTGCCTCCTCATGACCTCCTGCGACCTCTCGGACCAGACTAAGGGCTGGAAGACCACCCGCAAGATCGCGGTGCGTCGGGCCatccacccccaccgccccccaggcTCCCCGCAATCCTTCCCCGGGCTGGGTGCGGTGGAGGCGGGAGGGGcagcaccccccagcctgccctcctccccccgggCGGGGGAGGGTGAGACTGCCAGAGAGAAGGCCCCGGGGTGCCCTGGAGAGGGGGTGTCGGGGGTCCTGCTGGGATGTGACGTGTCTGTTGCCCTTTCAGGAGCTCATCTACAAAGAGTTCTTCTCCCAGGGAGACCTGGTATGTGGGCAGCGACTGGGCGGGGCGGGCTTCCGCTGGGGCTGGcgggtgggcaggggctgggaggggccggcCTGACGCGGGGTGCCCACAGGAGAAGGCCATGGGCAACCGGCCGATGGAGATGATGGACCGGGAGAAGGCCTACATCCCTGAGCTGCAGATCAGCTTCATGGAGCACATCGCCATGCCCATCTACAAGTGAgcagggccgggggggggggggtccccacgCACAGAGCCGGGCTGGCCGGGCCTGGCCCCTGCTGCCTGCCCAGCCGGCTCCCGGGCACAGCTGTCTCCCGAGAACCATCCTGcccgcccccacagccccacgcccactcttttttctttctttttgggtcacacccagtgatgctcaggggtcactcctggccctacactcgggaattactcctggtggtgctgggggaccctatgggatgctggggatcgaacccgggttggctgtgtgggaggcagactccctccccgctgtgctattgctctgggccccgcACGCCCCACTCTGTCCCGTTGGTTCTCCTGGAGTGTGGCTCCCGCAGAGCCTGCTCCTGACTGCCCGGCCACCCGCCCACCCGCAGGCTGCTGCAGGACCTGTTCCCCAAGGCCGCAGAGCTGTACGAGCGAGTGGCCTCCAACCGCGAGCACTGGACGAAGGTGTCGCACAAGTTCACCATCCGCGGCCTCCCGAGCAACAACTCTCTGGACTTCCTGGACGAGGAGTATGAGGTGCCCGGGCTGGACGGCTCCGGGGGCCCCGTCAATGGCTGCTGCAGCCTGGACGCCGAATGAGGCCCGCTGAGCACCCGCCCCGCCCAGGCCTCTCCCTGCACTAACGCTTGGCCTGGCCGGAGGCCCCGGGGCTCTAGAACAGGACTCCCCGTGGGAGCCCGGGCCAGCCGGCGTCCTGGGCCTCCTCTTTCTCGTCTGTGTATTGGGAACAAGACTGAAGCCTCACCTGGACTTTGTCATTTGTCCTCTGAGAGAGCACGAGGGTCTGTGTCCTCTCGAGTCCCTCCCACTCTTGCGTACCTGTGACCTTCTCCTGGCTCCTTGGACAAGGAGGGGGACCCTTTGAGCTTACTGGGGGGTGTCGGACTGCAGGGACCCCCTCCCCAGGCACCCACCTGGGAGAGGAAGCAAGCTGGGGTTAGGTGGGTAGGCGTCACTGACTGTGGGGACCCCTCCTCCCTGCCATgaccctgtccctcccccactctggGCAAGGCCAGGGGGGGACAGCCCATTCCTGAAGATCGCTCTTTGATCAAAGACCCCTTGCTTTATGGGGTCCCAGGAGAGGCCCCGGGAGACCCCTGCCCCCAGGACAGAGCCTGCCCTGAGTCCCTCAGTGGCCCCTAGAGTACCCCTTTCCCGAGTGTCCCCATTCCTGCAGCCTGAGAGGAACCTGGCCTCTGCCCCAGCAAGGCTTCCTTCCCCGTCAAGGCCATAACCCCCGCTCCCGGGCTCGGGGGacacccccactgccccccggGTCAGCGGCTTCAGCCCCCCTCCTCTGTTCTgtctgtgttgggggggaggggggccacctGCCTTACCTATTCTGAGTTGCCTTTAGAGACGCATTTTTCTAGGACTCTGTGCAACTGTTGTTGTGGTCCTGTGGGCTGACCGCTTTGTACATGAGaataaatctatttctttctACCAGCCCTTCGCCGGTGGCTGTCTGCAGCCTATgcacaggggctggggagcaATTGAGATGGCGGCAGTGGAGAACCCTTCAGCACTCCCTGGCTACCTGGTGCCCATTTGTCTGGGGAACCCTGGGTCAGTCCTGTGCCACATAGTGTGGGGGCTTGGGGTGTGCAGGCAAATGAAGAACTTTGGACATGGAGCAGTGGGGCATGCTGGCAGGCAGAGATTGGGGACTGGGACGGGAGCATCAGGGGACCTGGGGGAATAGCAGAGGGCTGAGAGCACCTGACTTGGGAGCAGATGGTCACGAGTTCAgacccccagggcctcacatatgccacGTGCAGCAGCTCCTTCTCTCTGGGGTTCCGGTGCCTTAAGCCATTTCCGGCAGCACCAGTCAGGTGCGTGAacatcagaaaaaagaaaaaagaggtgaaacaccccctcccacacacacctccagCTCCGGAGCTGTGTGGCTGCCTTGGTCTGGAGAGCTCGTGTGTGCAACAGCAGTGGCCCCTGGCTGCACCTGGAAAGCCTCAGTTCAGAGAGCTTATCCAGGGAGCACTGTGCAAGCACCAGCACTCAGGGAGAGCAAAGCTCAGCCAGGGCGCACCGTAGTGGAAAAACACGCCACCCCCGGCCTGGACAGCCGCAGCAGCAGCACCAACAGCAAAGGGAAGTCGGGGAGAGACAGTGCCAGGACAGCACGCAGCCAGCCCTCACTCAAACCCCGGCGCCAAGTGAAAATGCCAGCATCACATGGtgtccccaaataccaccaggagtgatccctgggcacagagccagaagtaggtcTTGAGTATGGCCAGGTGTACGCTCTGGCAAAAACTGAAAtcaaaaaggaggaggagaagggaggactTTGGAGGGAAGTCAGGGagactgcctggaggaggtgtCCTGGGGCTCCTTCCAGATCTGCTGTCAGCTGGTCTACTGGCTGTGTGACCAGATAGCTGGACACTAGGTCTCTGGACTTCCTCCTGCCTGTGTCCCCAAGAGGTCCACATCTCTGTATCCTGCCGAAGGGCCAGAGAAAGGCTCTGTGAATGGGGCCTGTGGGATTTGTCCTGCCCCCAAGAGTGCAGCCTCCCCACTGAGGGAGACTTGGTGCACCAGCTTTGTCCCTCatctatgcacacacacacatacacgtacatacaaattcacacacatatacacatgcatacacatatgcacatgcacacatacatagtTATACACATGtgtaaacatgcacacacactcatacacacatgtatacacatgtatacacacacacacacacacagctcaagTCTGGATTTTGCATCTCCTTTCCCAGGGGATGGGAAAGCAGGTTCTGGGGGTGATGGACTGCCCCACCTCTGTCTCACGTGCCAACCCACAGCTGGTTTGGATTCCAGCTTCTGGGCTAAACGGTCTCCAGCTTACCCTTGGGGGTGTAGGGTCCTGGGTCCCCAGGTCTGTTGGGGCTCGGGTGACCCGAAAGCTCCAGGTGGGGCGCTAGTGAGCTCACTAGACTGCGGGGTGGCGGCCCTGCCGGTGTCCGCTGACACCAGCGTCAGTGCGGGATGGAGCAACTGTCCCTCGGCCCACGAGCCCCCACCCTGCGTTGCCCACACCGCTGAACCAGAGAAGCCCACCTGGGCGCACACACGGGCCGGGTCTGACTCCCCATCCGCATCAAGggagcacccacccctcctccctgcccccacattAAGAGAACCGAATAGAAAGGTCTGGGGCCAGCTGGGCACGCCCTGCGTGGAGCTGctagggggagagggggaggagggcgcgCAGTGCCCATCACGGCCACCAGGTGGCGCCCGGCACCGCTGCGCATCCCTCCCCAGAGGTCTGCGTTTTGGGGGTGCCGGAGAGGGGCCCGACAGCCGCGCGAAGCCCACTCAGGCTCATTCACGCGAAGTTCCTCTCACCTTCCTGAACACGGGGCCACTGTCGCAGACACACGCTCGTTCTACAATACGGAGCTCCCCCGCCGCTCCCGGGGCCGGGGTGCAGGCCGACGCCGCAGGGAAAGGGAATACCGTCGCTCGGGGCTCCTGCCCTCTAAGCCGCTCCCGGGGCAGGGCCGCGTGCCCAGGTCCAGCCGAGTGACCGACACCCCGGCAGGGAGGGACCCGGGAAGGCCGGGCCGCTGCAGTCTCTCCTGAGGGCAGAGAACCACCGCGAGGGGGCGCTGCCGAGCGCGGCAGGTGCGGCGGCCGCAGCACCTTAGCtccgggtgggcggggccggctgGAGGTGAGGCTGCAGGTGGATTGGTGGGAGACTGGGACGTGCAGGGGATGTCCAAGCCCCAGCCGCCCAGAGCTCAGCGCCCCCAGAGCTCAgtacccccaccccagagctccTTGAGGTGAGGCCGGTAGGAGCCGGGAGGGAAGGAGCCGGGGACTGGTGCCCCGCGCGGGCATGAGCAGGGGTGGTGGGATATCTGTTTGCACAGCCCGGCTGCAGGAGCCTGGAGCGGGAGGCGAGGGTTAGAGGCGAGCTGAGATGGAGCGGGCCCTTAGGGCTCTGGGAAGCCCCTgctcagagagaagagagagatggagaggaggcAACAGGACCGAGGGGCTGGAGGAAGACAGGCTGGAGGTCCCACAGGGTCTCCGCTGGCCAGGAGGGATTCCCCAGTGCAGGAGACACGGGAGGAACtggagcgttgctgggtgtggctcccaaacaaaaaacagagcaaACTAAAAGATGGTCGGGAGAGGCCAGATCAGCGCAGCTGGACTGCTGAAGCTTGAAGCCGGAGTTGCCAGTGCTGCTGCAACTGCCCCACGGCCCCCCAGAAACAAGGGCATACCCCAGTCCAGCTGCCTTTGGGGAGTGGGACAGGGGAAATAataacccctgccccccacaaccCCACACACACGGGGCACAGAGACTACTGTCAGGACAGTGCCTGGAGCAGAGAGCTGGACTCCCTCTATCCCTGACCTGCCCACCCAGCTCCTGTTCCCTGCTAGCTCTCCCAGCCCCTTAGTGGCCACTGTTGAGAACGTGATCTGATCCCCAAGTCCAGTGTCCCTTAGCCTTCTTGAAGAAGGTGCTGAAGTGCTAGGAAGTGGTTGGGTCTGGGAATGCCCCAAGTTTTCCATGCAAATGAGAGGGAATAGTATCCCagactctccccacccaccccatagCCTGCCTCACTGTACCCAGTAGAACTGTTCTACTCCCAGACTGTGGGGCAGTTGGGGTCTACATCTGGCCCGTAGACAGCTGGGCACCTGAAGTGTTTCCTGAGGGCATGAAGGAGCTAGTTGGGGGTTAGGGTGggatagaagagaaaaaaagagatgaaggggctggagagaaactaCAGTTGCATAGGCGCTTGCACACTGGTgccctgaacccagccaggagtgatcgctgagcacagagccaggagtaagccctgagcactgatgggtgtatCTCCCctcaacaacaagaacaaaaagatgAGCAGGTGGCCAACTTTGGAAGTGaaggagtgaatgaatgaacgGGCCAGGGGTGCGGGAGTGACTGTGGGGTTCCCTGCATGTGCAAGCAGGTGAGCTcactgggaaggagggaggtgggaTGTGGTGGGGGGCTACCGCTGTCGCCTTACATGGACTCTGTGTGGGGTGGACTCTGCTGCTTCTGTGGAAGGCGTGTCCTTGTCCATGAGgccatagtgtgtgtgtgtgtggggggggtgctggtcccctccctggtgtcccctgcctgccccctccagccCGACCCCAGGTAAGAACAGCTGAGGCACCTGCAAGGCTGTTGCTCGGAAAGGTCCCTGGGATGGTTGTCCCCGAAACTGTGGGAGAAGCTGGAACCACAAATCTTCATGGAGGGGCAGAATCTCATCCCAGAAGACCAGTGGGATGGGAAAGGGATGTTCTCAGCGCTGAAACCTCCTTGGGAGCTGGAGGTGAGCTAGTGGTCAGATTCCTGCCTCCCCAgccgcagccccagccccccaagccccagggcccagggtgggTGTGGACCAGCTGGGGGGCTGTTCCTTGGGACGGGATCTCCCCCCAGTTGGGGATTCCACTGAGGTTGGGGGGAACGCTGGGGTGTCCTTGCTGTTCTGCGGGCTTCCCTCTGCCCTGCATGTCTTCAtgtgcctgggggcggggggacccaaAGCCTCACGCATGCGAGACATCTGCTGCATGAGCTGCCCGCCTGGAGAAGAATCTTTTTACTgaagtttatttctaaaataaaagttctttctGGGACAACACCTTCATTATCCTCTTGCCATACTTATAACTTTATTTGCATCATTCTCCAGCCTGCCTTTTATGTAACAGAGCTGAGGGGGGCTCCAGAGGATGGGGCATCGTCCTCAGCCTGTGTTCCTCGGGGTTCCTGGCGTGGCCTTCCAGTCTGTGCTGTCACGTTAGCTGTTTCCCTAGATTCCTGCAGGCTGGCTATTTGGGTTAATGAATAAAATGCAACACTGGGCATTTATTATgctctttatttgttttatttattttttttttttgcaatacaaagaacaattttttattgtatttacaGGATAGATATTAAATGCTTTATTGTAAGTATTTCATACAGTTTTCTTTCATCCTTTATTATCTTTCATCTTTGAATAAAAGctgcaatattttcttctttttttttttttttccttcttgcaaaattttacttcatgaagtggggagaaaggtctacaaagcttaagaagagaactcccagaacgaacaccaactgagagctctttggcactattgcagcaacgtgggaaggtGCTGTCGTtaacaacatcaacaaagaaTATGGATAGACtggtcagcacctccatgattgtgtgaggaatgtcaagagagagaaagccacaaacagacggctgtcttcggaaactcttttttttttttttttttttttttacagttacagatttatacatttttgtgctcatgtttctcccttacaaagtttgataacccatcccttcaccagtgcccattctccaccaccagtaaacccaacatcccacccccccttcccagtcccgtctccccccaccccacactgccactatggcagggtattcccttttgttctctctctctggttaggtgttgtggtttgcaataaaggtgttgagtggccattgcgttcagtctctagtctatatttggcccgcatcatctttcccccacatgaccaacaaccacattttacttgctgttcccttcactgagttgcccagaatgagagaacagcctccaagccatggtgacaacctcctggtacttatttctactattcttgggtctttatttgttttaaaacagtattttgtggggctggagtgatagcacagtggggaagcgtttgccttgcacgcagcagacccaggttcgattcctagcatcccatatggtcccctgagcaccaccaggagtaacccctgagcattgccgggtgtgacccaaaaagcaaatacaaacaaacaaacaaaaaacagtcttttgttggggccggagcaatagaacagtgggtagggcacttaccttgcacatggctgaccagggtttgatctctggttttttttttttttttttttttttgctttttgggtcacacctggcgatgcacaggggttactcctggctctgcactcaggaattacccctggcggtgctcaggggaccatatgggatgctgggattcgaacccgggttggccgcgtgcaaggcaaacgccctacccgctgtgctatcactccagccccgatctcTGGTTTttgatatgatcccctgagcccaccaggagtgattcctgagtgcagagccaggggtaagccctgagcattactggatatgtgaccccaaacaaaataaaacaaaatccagcATTCTGTTTCTGAGAACATCTGAATATTTGTAACCGCTTTAAGCATGGCCGCGGGGTGGGGATCTAGCAGGGAGCTAGCTCAGGGCTGGGCTGT
Protein-coding regions in this window:
- the LOC129405559 gene encoding uncharacterized protein LOC129405559 — its product is MHTHTYTYIQIHTHIHMHTHMHMHTYIVIHMCKHAHTLIHTCIHMYTHTHTHSSSLDFASPFPGDGKAGSGGDGLPHLCLTCQPTAGLDSSFWAKRSPAYPWGCRVLGPQVCWGSGDPKAPGGALVSSLDCGVAALPVSADTSVSAGWSNCPSAHEPPPCVAHTAEPEKPTWAHTRAGSDSPSASREHPPLLPAPTLREPNRKVWGQLGTPCVELLGGEGEEGAQCPSRPPGGARHRCASLPRGLRFGGAGEGPDSRAKPTQAHSREVPLTFLNTGPLSQTHARSTIRSSPAAPGAGVQADAAGKGNTVARGSCPLSRSRGRAACPGPAE